In Rattus rattus isolate New Zealand chromosome 3, Rrattus_CSIRO_v1, whole genome shotgun sequence, one genomic interval encodes:
- the Fabp5 gene encoding fatty acid-binding protein 5 isoform X1 produces the protein MASIKDLEGKWRLVESHGFEDYMKELGVGLALRKMGAMAKPDCIITCDGNNLTVKTESTVKTTVFSCTLGEKFDETTADGRKTETVCTFADGALVQHQKWEGKESTITRKLKDGKLVVECVMNNAICTRVYEKVQ, from the exons ATGGCCAGCATTAAGGACCTCGAAGGGAAGTGGCGTCTGGTGGAAAGCCACGGCTTTGAGGACTACATGAAGGAACTAG GAGTAGGGCTGGCTCTTAGGAAGATGGGTGCCATGGCCAAACCTGACTGCATCATTACCTGTGACGGCAACAACCTCACCGTCAAAACTGAGAGCACGGTGAAGACGACCGTGTTTTCTTGCACCTTGGGAGAGAAGTTTGATGAAACCACAGCTGATGGCAGGAAAACTGAG ACGGTCTGCACCTTCGCGGACGGTGCCCTGGTCCAGCACCAGaagtgggaagggaaagaaagcacgATAACGAGAAAACTGAAGGACGGGAAGTTGGTGGTG GAGTGCGTCATGAACAATGCCATCTGTACTCGGGTCTatgagaaggtacaatga
- the Fabp5 gene encoding fatty acid-binding protein 5 isoform X2 — protein sequence MASIKDLEGKWRLVESHGFEDYMKELDGLHLRGRCPGPAPEVGRERKHDNEKTEGREVGGGVRHEQCHLYSGL from the exons ATGGCCAGCATTAAGGACCTCGAAGGGAAGTGGCGTCTGGTGGAAAGCCACGGCTTTGAGGACTACATGAAGGAACTAG ACGGTCTGCACCTTCGCGGACGGTGCCCTGGTCCAGCACCAGaagtgggaagggaaagaaagcacgATAACGAGAAAACTGAAGGACGGGAAGTTGGTGGTG GAGTGCGTCATGAACAATGCCATCTGTACTCGGGTCTatga